From Streptomyces durmitorensis, a single genomic window includes:
- a CDS encoding AMP-dependent synthetase/ligase, with amino-acid sequence MPPVAPQPALVEPRLRHLDGVVREVSVPPFAAPVSSGSLADIPFDNAREAPAEAVLSRKGDDGRWRDVSAAEFAEEVLAVAKGLIAEGLAPGDRLAIMARTTYEWTLLDFAGWAAGLVTVPVYPTSSAYQTRWILQDSGAVALAVETVALAASLGPERDRMPDLEHLWSFEKGDVRRLAELGRNGDVSDAEVAGRRAELGPDSVATLIYTSGTTGRPKGCVLTHGNFFAEVDNAIELLHPVFKSVSKAPASTLLFLPLSHVFGRMVAVGCLRARVRLGHAPSIQTEDLLGDLAGFRPTFLLAIPYVLEKVFNTGRATAEKMGRASSFDRAARIAVRYGEAVEARQHGTGPGPTFGLRMARALYDPLVYRRIRAALGGKVRYAICGGSPLGRRLAAFYAGAGIEIFEGYGLTETTAAATVTPPLKPRLGTVGWPLPGTRVRIADDGEVLLAGGQVFGGYWDGQAGRVVPERGEWFATGDIGALDADGYLSITGRKKDILITTGGKNVAPAPLEDWLRAHPLVGQCMVVGDDRPYITALLTLEADGIAHWCRMKKKAHTGPGLVDDADLRETLQRAVDEANKLVSRAESIRRFAVLPVDFTEESGHLTPSLKLKRDAIERDFAEEIEGLYGHAR; translated from the coding sequence ATGCCCCCCGTCGCCCCCCAGCCAGCCCTCGTCGAACCCCGTCTGCGCCATCTCGACGGCGTCGTCCGCGAAGTCTCCGTGCCGCCCTTCGCCGCCCCCGTCAGCAGTGGGTCCCTCGCCGACATCCCCTTCGACAACGCCCGCGAGGCCCCCGCCGAAGCCGTGCTCTCCCGGAAGGGCGACGACGGGCGGTGGCGGGACGTTTCGGCCGCGGAGTTCGCCGAGGAAGTGCTCGCCGTCGCCAAGGGGTTGATCGCCGAAGGGCTCGCCCCGGGGGACCGGCTCGCCATCATGGCGCGTACGACGTACGAGTGGACGCTGCTCGACTTCGCGGGCTGGGCGGCCGGGCTCGTCACCGTGCCCGTCTATCCGACCTCCTCCGCCTATCAGACCCGGTGGATCCTCCAGGACTCGGGCGCCGTCGCGCTCGCCGTCGAGACCGTCGCGCTGGCCGCTTCGCTCGGGCCCGAGCGGGACCGGATGCCCGACCTGGAGCATCTGTGGTCCTTCGAGAAGGGGGACGTGCGGCGGCTCGCCGAGCTGGGGCGCAACGGGGATGTCTCCGATGCCGAAGTCGCCGGGAGGCGGGCCGAGTTGGGGCCCGATTCCGTTGCCACGCTCATCTACACCTCCGGCACCACCGGGCGGCCCAAGGGCTGTGTCCTGACCCACGGCAACTTCTTCGCCGAGGTCGACAACGCCATCGAGCTGCTGCATCCCGTCTTCAAGTCCGTCAGCAAGGCGCCTGCCTCCACGCTGCTCTTCCTGCCGCTGTCCCACGTCTTCGGGCGCATGGTCGCCGTCGGCTGTCTGCGCGCGCGGGTGCGGCTCGGGCACGCGCCCAGCATTCAGACCGAGGATCTGCTGGGGGACCTGGCAGGCTTCCGGCCGACCTTCCTGCTCGCCATTCCGTATGTCCTTGAGAAGGTCTTCAACACCGGGCGCGCCACCGCAGAGAAGATGGGCCGCGCCTCCTCCTTCGACCGCGCCGCCCGCATCGCGGTCCGCTACGGCGAGGCGGTCGAGGCGCGGCAGCACGGCACAGGACCCGGTCCGACGTTCGGGCTCCGGATGGCCCGCGCGCTGTACGACCCGCTGGTCTACCGGCGGATCCGCGCGGCCCTCGGCGGCAAGGTGCGGTACGCGATCTGCGGCGGTTCGCCGCTCGGGCGCCGCCTCGCCGCGTTCTACGCGGGCGCGGGCATCGAGATCTTCGAGGGCTACGGGCTGACCGAGACCACCGCCGCCGCGACCGTGACACCGCCCCTGAAGCCGCGGCTCGGCACGGTGGGCTGGCCGCTGCCCGGCACGCGCGTGCGGATCGCGGACGACGGGGAGGTGCTGCTCGCCGGAGGGCAGGTCTTCGGCGGGTACTGGGACGGGCAGGCGGGCCGCGTGGTGCCCGAGCGGGGGGAGTGGTTCGCGACCGGGGACATCGGCGCACTCGACGCCGACGGATACCTCTCCATCACCGGACGCAAGAAGGACATCCTCATCACCACCGGCGGCAAGAACGTGGCCCCGGCCCCGCTGGAGGACTGGCTGCGCGCCCACCCGCTGGTCGGCCAGTGCATGGTGGTCGGCGACGACCGGCCCTACATCACCGCCCTGCTCACGCTGGAGGCGGACGGCATCGCGCACTGGTGCCGGATGAAGAAGAAGGCGCACACGGGCCCCGGTCTCGTGGACGACGCCGACCTGCGCGAGACGCTTCAGCGCGCCGTCGACGAGGCGAACAAGCTCGTGTCGCGGGCCGAGTCCATCCGGCGGTTCGCCGTGCTGCCCGTGGACTTCACGGAGGAGAGCGGCCATCTGACCCCGTCCCTGAAGCTGAAGCGGGACGCCATCGAGCGGGACTTCGCGGAGGAGATCGAGGGACTTTACGGACACGCACGGTAG
- a CDS encoding helix-turn-helix transcriptional regulator yields MAKAEGTGTELGRYLRARRAQVSPADAGLPAGTGLRRTPGLRREELATLAGVSVDYYTRLERGRETNPSPSVIDALARALRLSGDAHERLHDLAELASGRLTEPHPTPGDTVRPSIQRMLENLSPSPAYVVSRHSYMLAANPAGRRLLPGLWDWPAEKRNVTRYLFLHPVGRVLYQPWEETVAKSVAHLRAVGGVDVDSPQLASLVGELLLKSTDFARLWERYEVKERGGGTKSFDHPKVGAMTLTYEVMKLARTDGQRLVVYQAEPGSADDEAMLRLDPAARTTR; encoded by the coding sequence ATGGCAAAGGCAGAGGGCACGGGCACGGAACTGGGCAGATACCTGCGGGCGAGGCGCGCGCAGGTGAGCCCCGCGGACGCCGGTCTCCCGGCCGGCACGGGCCTGCGCCGCACCCCCGGCCTCCGCCGCGAGGAACTCGCCACCCTCGCGGGAGTCAGCGTCGACTACTACACCCGCCTGGAGCGGGGCCGCGAGACGAACCCCTCCCCCTCCGTCATAGACGCCCTGGCCCGCGCCCTGCGCCTCAGCGGCGACGCCCACGAGCGCCTGCACGACCTGGCCGAACTGGCATCGGGCCGCCTCACGGAACCGCACCCCACCCCCGGGGACACCGTCCGCCCGAGCATCCAGCGCATGCTGGAGAACCTCAGCCCGTCACCCGCGTACGTGGTCAGCCGCCACAGCTACATGCTGGCCGCCAACCCGGCAGGGCGCCGCCTCCTGCCGGGCCTGTGGGACTGGCCCGCGGAGAAGCGCAACGTCACGCGCTATCTGTTCCTGCACCCCGTGGGCCGCGTGCTCTACCAGCCCTGGGAGGAGACGGTGGCCAAGTCCGTCGCGCACCTGCGCGCGGTCGGTGGCGTGGACGTGGACTCCCCCCAGCTGGCCTCCCTGGTCGGCGAACTCCTCCTCAAGTCAACGGACTTCGCCCGCCTCTGGGAGCGCTACGAAGTCAAGGAACGCGGGGGCGGCACCAAGTCCTTCGACCACCCGAAGGTGGGCGCGATGACGCTCACGTACGAGGTGATGAAGCTGGCGAGGACGGACGGCCAGCGCCTGGTGGTCTACCAGGCCGAGCCGGGCAGCGCGGACGACGAAGCGATGCTGCGCCTGGACCCGGCGGCCCGCACCACCCGCTAG
- a CDS encoding maleylpyruvate isomerase N-terminal domain-containing protein, producing the protein MRRQAEQEPATPGPVTPDDLDQAVQLALATLREAPPAAWDGKAGTLEWDCWETVEHLADDLFAYAAQLGPRQPPLTDEVPFIWEPRRPGGPSNAIHANRDAGPAGLLQVLESSGALLIAMVRTAPPTTRAYHGFGVSDPEGFAAMGIVETLVHTYDLAAGLGLKWTPPADVCARVLHRLFPDAPSGSGAETWPTLLWATGRGELAGRERLTSWRWNGEPRP; encoded by the coding sequence ATGCGCCGACAAGCCGAACAAGAACCCGCAACGCCCGGTCCCGTAACCCCCGACGACCTCGACCAGGCCGTCCAGCTCGCCCTCGCCACGCTCCGAGAAGCGCCCCCGGCCGCCTGGGACGGCAAGGCGGGCACGCTGGAGTGGGACTGCTGGGAGACGGTCGAGCACCTCGCCGACGACCTCTTCGCGTACGCGGCTCAACTCGGCCCGCGGCAGCCGCCGTTGACGGACGAGGTCCCCTTCATCTGGGAGCCGCGCAGGCCCGGCGGCCCGTCCAACGCCATCCACGCGAACCGCGACGCGGGCCCAGCAGGCCTCCTCCAGGTCCTGGAGTCGAGCGGCGCGCTGCTGATCGCCATGGTGCGCACGGCCCCGCCGACGACGCGGGCGTACCACGGCTTCGGGGTCTCCGACCCGGAGGGCTTCGCGGCGATGGGAATCGTGGAAACCCTGGTCCACACGTACGACTTGGCGGCGGGCCTGGGGCTGAAGTGGACCCCGCCCGCCGACGTGTGCGCCCGGGTCCTCCACCGCCTGTTCCCTGACGCCCCCTCGGGCTCGGGCGCGGAAACGTGGCCGACGCTGCTGTGGGCCACCGGGCGCGGGGAGTTGGCGGGGCGGGAACGGCTCACTTCGTGGCGGTGGAACGGGGAGCCGCGCCCCTGA
- a CDS encoding pyridoxamine 5'-phosphate oxidase family protein, with amino-acid sequence MSSNPLPFKLATIWLHVKSAGPRRRLGPGELLPWAWAAQRLTAARTYWIATTRPDGRPHTRPVWGVWLEDGLWPGRRRPAGDRGGHD; translated from the coding sequence ATGTCATCCAACCCCCTCCCTTTTAAATTGGCAACCATTTGGTTGCATGTCAAGTCGGCCGGTCCTCGACGGCGGCTGGGGCCGGGGGAGCTGCTGCCGTGGGCCTGGGCGGCCCAGCGGCTGACCGCGGCCCGCACGTACTGGATCGCCACGACCCGCCCCGACGGCCGACCTCACACGCGCCCCGTCTGGGGCGTCTGGCTGGAGGACGGCCTGTGGCCTGGACGACGGCGACCGGCCGGTGATCGTGGAGGGCACGACTGA
- a CDS encoding MFS transporter has translation MTQTATASTASPLAPTSPPHRSPTLAPLLASLLGFTVITVDVSAVNIALPAIRTSLHGGMAGLQWVVDAYTLMFAALMLSAGALADRAGARRAYAWGVGLFTLASLACALAPGIGALIAARVAQGGAAAVVMPASLALIRQAYDDPRRRARAIALWTVGGSVAMAAGPVLGGVLTEAAGWRAVFLLNLPIGAVILALLARTAPSARRPAPIDVAGQATAVLALAGLAFAVIEGGHLGWTSAPVLGAAALAVAAGFGFHAAEKRHRAPMVPLGLLRERKVSVSLAIGFAVNAGFYGIVFLLGLYFQQLRGMSAIAAGLMFVPLAVIITSTNLVSPRMAERIGRRRVIVAGQAVLALAMFVLLPLAADTPLWLVLVLLVPTGMGGAFAVPALTALLMDAVPAHRAGTASGLLNALRQTGGAMAVALFGALLAADGGTGFSATGMREALLAVGLLLCATTALAAWLLPRDGRG, from the coding sequence GTGACCCAGACGGCCACCGCATCCACGGCCTCTCCCCTCGCGCCCACCTCCCCTCCCCACCGCTCCCCGACCCTCGCCCCCCTCCTCGCCTCCCTCCTCGGCTTCACCGTCATCACCGTCGACGTGTCCGCCGTGAACATCGCCCTGCCCGCCATCCGCACCTCCCTGCACGGCGGCATGGCAGGGCTCCAGTGGGTCGTGGACGCGTACACGCTGATGTTCGCCGCCCTCATGCTCTCCGCCGGAGCCCTCGCCGACCGGGCGGGGGCTCGGCGTGCCTACGCCTGGGGCGTCGGCCTCTTCACCCTTGCCTCGCTCGCCTGCGCCCTCGCCCCCGGCATCGGCGCGCTCATCGCCGCCCGCGTGGCACAGGGCGGGGCCGCGGCCGTCGTCATGCCCGCATCGCTCGCGCTGATCCGCCAGGCGTACGACGACCCGCGCCGCCGTGCCCGCGCCATCGCGCTGTGGACGGTGGGCGGTTCCGTGGCCATGGCGGCCGGGCCCGTACTCGGCGGCGTACTCACCGAGGCGGCGGGCTGGCGTGCCGTCTTCCTCCTCAACCTGCCGATAGGGGCCGTGATCCTGGCCCTTCTCGCCCGCACCGCCCCCTCCGCGCGGCGCCCCGCGCCCATCGACGTCGCCGGTCAGGCCACCGCCGTACTCGCCCTCGCGGGGCTCGCGTTCGCCGTCATCGAGGGCGGGCACCTGGGGTGGACGAGCGCGCCGGTGCTCGGCGCCGCCGCCCTCGCCGTCGCGGCGGGGTTCGGCTTTCACGCCGCCGAGAAGCGGCACCGCGCGCCCATGGTCCCGCTGGGCCTGCTGCGGGAGCGGAAGGTCAGCGTCTCGCTGGCCATCGGCTTCGCCGTCAACGCGGGCTTCTACGGGATCGTCTTCCTGCTCGGCCTCTACTTCCAGCAGCTGCGCGGGATGTCGGCGATCGCGGCGGGCCTGATGTTCGTCCCTCTCGCGGTCATCATCACGTCGACGAACCTCGTCTCGCCGCGCATGGCCGAGCGCATCGGCCGCCGCCGGGTCATCGTGGCGGGCCAGGCGGTGCTCGCGCTCGCCATGTTCGTCCTACTGCCGCTGGCCGCGGACACCCCGCTCTGGCTGGTGCTCGTCCTGCTCGTCCCCACCGGCATGGGCGGCGCGTTCGCGGTCCCCGCGCTGACCGCCCTGCTGATGGACGCCGTACCGGCCCACCGCGCGGGCACAGCGTCCGGCCTGCTCAACGCCCTGCGCCAGACGGGCGGCGCGATGGCGGTGGCACTGTTCGGCGCGCTCCTGGCAGCCGACGGCGGGACGGGCTTCTCGGCCACGGGAATGCGCGAGGCGCTCCTCGCGGTGGGCTTGCTCCTGTGCGCCACGACGGCCCTCGCGGCATGGCTGCTGCCGAGGGACGGCCGCGGCTGA
- a CDS encoding DUF397 domain-containing protein, whose translation MSTEELTWFKSSYSSGGGGECLEVAYAWRKSTHSGGEGGECVEVSPCPHAIHVRDSKNPEGPNLSVTPTTWAAFISHTQGTATA comes from the coding sequence ATGAGCACCGAGGAACTCACCTGGTTCAAGTCCAGCTACAGCAGCGGGGGCGGAGGCGAATGCCTCGAAGTCGCTTACGCCTGGCGCAAGTCCACCCACAGCGGTGGCGAAGGCGGCGAATGCGTGGAGGTATCCCCCTGCCCCCACGCCATCCACGTACGTGACTCCAAGAACCCCGAAGGCCCCAACCTCAGCGTCACACCCACCACTTGGGCCGCCTTCATCTCGCACACGCAGGGAACCGCCACCGCGTAG
- a CDS encoding ArsR/SmtB family transcription factor, producing MDEVFKALADTSRRLLLDRLNERAGQSLRELCAGLEMSRQAVSKHLAVLEGAGLVTAVRHGRERLHYLNPVPIHDIADRWIDQYERGRMAALGNLKDALEGTAMSKPEYVYTIYIHTTPEKLWEGLTSPEFLKQYHGGWAPSSDWKVGSKVLWPVEDGGEPQDLGQVVTESEPGKRLAYTWHTLQPMHQEMFGMGDEEFAEAAKERSKVTFDIEPSEEPDLGVKLTITHDGFTSADSKMLAGVKDGWTMMLSELKTILEKAA from the coding sequence ATGGACGAGGTGTTCAAGGCACTCGCGGACACGAGCCGAAGGCTGCTGCTCGACCGGCTGAACGAGCGGGCCGGGCAGAGTCTGCGCGAGCTGTGCGCGGGGCTTGAGATGTCCAGGCAGGCGGTGTCCAAGCACCTGGCGGTGCTGGAGGGCGCTGGCCTGGTCACGGCGGTCCGGCATGGCCGGGAGAGGCTGCACTACCTCAACCCCGTACCCATCCACGACATTGCCGACCGCTGGATAGACCAGTACGAGCGGGGCCGGATGGCCGCGCTCGGCAATCTGAAGGACGCCCTGGAAGGAACGGCGATGAGCAAGCCCGAGTACGTCTACACGATCTACATCCACACCACGCCCGAGAAGCTCTGGGAGGGTCTGACCAGCCCGGAGTTCCTGAAGCAGTACCACGGCGGCTGGGCGCCCTCCTCCGACTGGAAGGTCGGCTCGAAGGTGCTGTGGCCGGTCGAGGACGGCGGCGAGCCGCAGGACCTGGGCCAGGTCGTCACCGAGTCGGAGCCCGGCAAGCGGCTCGCCTACACCTGGCACACGCTCCAGCCGATGCACCAGGAGATGTTCGGCATGGGCGACGAGGAGTTCGCAGAGGCGGCCAAGGAGCGCTCGAAGGTCACCTTCGACATCGAGCCCTCCGAGGAGCCGGACCTTGGCGTCAAGCTGACCATCACGCACGACGGCTTCACCTCGGCCGACTCCAAGATGCTCGCGGGCGTCAAGGACGGCTGGACCATGATGCTGTCGGAGCTGAAGACGATCCTCGAGAAGGCCGCCTGA
- a CDS encoding alpha/beta hydrolase, with protein MRRAAVLAGVTALAVMGTGAWLPGVSAAASPESPSSPASSPSLSPSPSSSSPDLSRFYTQKIKWGACEGDGAGLLSESDATAVPKDKNVQCGKITVPLDYAKPSRGKVEVAMVRIKSSGKPRGSLLINFGGPGGAGVSGLLHAQKEFEYLGKGYDVVSFDPRGVGESSPVSCGEDGAQEPEMEGGPEDPAAVLDEMRKINEQCEKESGPVLPYVGTVNVSRDMDVMRQVLGDKKLNYLGFSYGTRLGAVYTAQFPKKVGRMVLDGVDTLTEDVEEQALVSAEGRQTALDNFIKWCTGNAGCVLGTDSRAARDNMSELIKGLDTYPLQSSDGAEFTGQDVVDVLGQALYSRQSWPALSQALGALLADGDPRALLRMSGSLAQQAPGDGVQGLAGVGGLAGVAGLAGRAPEDIPADNMAAALMAVNCADDPDRPDADSIEKEVTKLQEEFESTSAIFGRSMLMPVLFCFGRPAGTDYIRDEVRDVKSPDFLLVGTRGDPATPYRWTQETAERLGSAAVVLDNKGDGHTGYAGSKCVRDKVDGFLLYGEMPANGSSCGVDEEE; from the coding sequence GTGCGCAGAGCTGCCGTACTCGCCGGCGTGACCGCGCTGGCCGTCATGGGGACAGGGGCCTGGCTGCCGGGCGTGAGCGCGGCGGCTTCGCCCGAGTCGCCCTCTTCACCCGCGTCCTCACCCTCACTCTCACCCTCACCCTCGTCCTCGTCCCCCGATCTTTCCCGCTTCTACACGCAGAAGATCAAGTGGGGCGCCTGCGAGGGAGACGGGGCGGGTCTCCTGTCCGAGTCGGACGCCACCGCCGTCCCCAAGGACAAGAACGTCCAGTGCGGCAAGATCACGGTCCCTCTCGACTACGCGAAACCGTCGCGCGGCAAGGTCGAGGTGGCCATGGTCCGCATCAAGTCCAGCGGCAAGCCCCGGGGTTCGCTCCTGATCAACTTCGGGGGGCCCGGCGGCGCGGGGGTGTCTGGGCTGCTCCATGCGCAGAAGGAGTTCGAGTATCTCGGCAAGGGGTACGACGTGGTCTCCTTCGATCCCCGTGGCGTGGGCGAGAGTTCGCCCGTCAGCTGCGGGGAGGACGGTGCGCAGGAGCCGGAGATGGAGGGCGGACCCGAGGACCCCGCTGCCGTGCTCGACGAGATGCGCAAGATCAACGAGCAGTGCGAGAAGGAGTCGGGACCCGTCCTTCCGTACGTCGGGACCGTCAACGTCTCGCGCGACATGGACGTCATGCGGCAGGTGCTCGGCGACAAGAAGCTCAACTACCTGGGCTTCTCCTACGGGACGCGGCTCGGCGCCGTGTACACCGCCCAGTTCCCGAAGAAGGTCGGGCGGATGGTCCTGGACGGCGTGGACACGCTGACCGAGGACGTCGAGGAACAGGCCCTGGTCAGCGCGGAGGGGCGGCAGACCGCCCTCGACAACTTCATCAAGTGGTGCACGGGTAACGCGGGTTGTGTCCTCGGAACGGACTCGCGTGCGGCCCGCGACAACATGAGTGAGCTGATCAAGGGGCTCGACACGTACCCGCTCCAGTCCTCCGACGGCGCCGAGTTCACCGGCCAGGACGTCGTGGACGTACTCGGCCAGGCGCTCTACAGCAGGCAGTCGTGGCCCGCGCTCTCGCAGGCGCTCGGCGCGCTGCTCGCGGACGGGGACCCCAGGGCGCTGCTGCGGATGAGCGGGTCGCTGGCCCAGCAGGCACCCGGGGACGGCGTGCAGGGTCTGGCGGGCGTGGGGGGCTTGGCGGGCGTGGCGGGCCTGGCGGGCCGGGCGCCCGAGGACATTCCCGCCGACAACATGGCTGCCGCGCTCATGGCCGTGAACTGCGCGGACGACCCGGACCGGCCCGACGCCGACAGCATAGAGAAGGAAGTCACCAAGCTTCAGGAGGAGTTCGAGTCGACGTCCGCGATCTTCGGGCGTTCGATGCTGATGCCGGTGCTCTTCTGCTTCGGGCGGCCCGCGGGCACGGACTACATCCGCGATGAAGTACGCGACGTGAAGAGCCCAGACTTCCTGCTCGTCGGCACCCGGGGCGACCCCGCCACGCCGTACCGCTGGACCCAGGAGACCGCCGAGCGGCTCGGGTCTGCCGCCGTCGTGCTCGACAACAAGGGTGACGGACACACCGGTTACGCCGGGTCGAAGTGCGTGCGGGACAAGGTGGACGGGTTCCTGTTGTACGGGGAGATGCCGGCGAACGGGAGTTCGTGTGGGGTGGACGAGGAGGAGTAG